Proteins from a genomic interval of Oceanispirochaeta crateris:
- a CDS encoding PHP domain-containing protein, which translates to MNNIRIKQDLHIHTTYSFGDSAVVPQQTVQLIENLNHAELRGISDHFGYLKGDVFQKYKADLHQHGFYCGCEVNDSIDVLEAVNYSFDYFIYHCRDKASEYKGAERLVETGKPVIISHPIAIGADLDKVPTDCYIEVNNRYIWKAENYKAFYTPHLSRFRFVIGSDAHQPNWLNQTVARYAAAQMGIEETMVFSAPFQSQTKSL; encoded by the coding sequence ATGAACAATATACGAATCAAACAAGATCTCCATATCCATACAACATATTCATTTGGCGACAGCGCCGTTGTCCCCCAGCAAACCGTTCAATTGATTGAGAACCTGAATCACGCAGAGCTTCGGGGCATCAGCGATCATTTCGGATACCTCAAAGGTGACGTTTTTCAAAAGTACAAGGCAGACCTGCACCAACATGGCTTTTATTGCGGATGTGAAGTGAATGACAGCATAGATGTTCTTGAAGCTGTGAACTACTCCTTTGACTACTTTATATACCATTGCCGTGATAAAGCCTCCGAATACAAAGGGGCTGAAAGACTCGTGGAAACAGGCAAACCTGTGATTATATCCCATCCCATCGCCATAGGTGCAGATCTGGATAAAGTCCCTACCGACTGCTATATTGAGGTCAATAACCGGTATATATGGAAAGCGGAAAATTACAAAGCCTTTTATACTCCCCACTTAAGCCGTTTTCGCTTTGTGATCGGTTCGGATGCCCATCAACCAAACTGGCTGAACCAGACAGTAGCAAGGTATGCCGCAGCTCAGATGGGAATTGAAGAAACAATGGTTTTTTCCGCCCCCTTTCAATCGCAGACAAAGTCCCTCTAA
- a CDS encoding glycoside hydrolase family 130 protein, translating to MQVHVKRRDVTFNPDLSRVIARYFYTGDERSAIIVKSILDLSDDEVKNQLNQILRRYSKRHRNISKVFEKHFDLLNHLLSQMEIDRNKVDTNRRVLIGAYFTMEYSVEAAAFFNPSIVESPDQLGLLPGEKRVILSFRATGEGHLSSIVFRSGIVDRDGNFKMDPVGSMLAEAERIKRHLYNKKQFLQDLEELQDHQDNLIPKDALSCLGDDFTYGELESCIKEVMEREGITSMEENSCYSKIMWLASSHYEIDFSLDSSLCERVIFPISSTERRGIEDARFVKFTDEGMTQYYGTYTAYDGMTTMPKLIETSDFYHFKVHPLHGNIARNKGMALFPRKIRGKYAMLCRMDGRNNYISFSDNLNLWTEAKMVQSPRYTWEFIQVGNCGSPLETEDGWLVITHGVGAMREYVLGAILLDLENPEVEIGRLDSPLLTANEMEREGYVPNVVYSCGSIIHNEELILPYAVSDYSSTYCTVNLRELLAELKREK from the coding sequence ATGCAGGTTCATGTGAAAAGACGGGATGTCACTTTCAATCCTGATCTGTCTAGGGTCATTGCCAGATACTTCTATACCGGTGATGAACGCAGTGCCATAATAGTCAAAAGCATTTTGGATCTCAGTGATGATGAAGTCAAAAATCAACTGAATCAGATCCTTCGACGGTATTCAAAAAGACACCGCAATATTTCCAAGGTTTTTGAAAAACATTTTGATCTCCTGAATCATCTTCTTTCGCAGATGGAGATTGATAGAAATAAGGTGGATACAAATAGGCGTGTTCTTATCGGAGCCTATTTTACTATGGAGTATTCCGTCGAGGCGGCAGCCTTTTTTAATCCTTCCATCGTTGAATCGCCGGATCAGCTGGGCTTACTCCCTGGAGAAAAGAGGGTTATTCTGAGTTTCCGTGCCACAGGAGAAGGCCATCTTTCATCCATTGTTTTTCGTTCAGGCATAGTGGATAGAGACGGGAATTTTAAAATGGATCCAGTGGGATCCATGCTGGCGGAAGCCGAGAGGATCAAACGACATCTATATAATAAGAAGCAGTTCTTACAGGACCTAGAAGAGCTGCAGGACCATCAGGATAATCTCATTCCCAAAGATGCCCTCTCCTGCCTGGGCGATGACTTTACCTATGGAGAGTTGGAATCGTGTATAAAGGAGGTCATGGAACGCGAAGGGATTACCTCAATGGAGGAAAACTCTTGCTATAGTAAAATCATGTGGTTGGCATCATCCCATTATGAAATAGATTTTTCCCTTGATTCTTCGTTGTGTGAAAGGGTTATTTTCCCGATTTCTTCTACAGAGAGGCGGGGGATTGAGGATGCCCGGTTTGTCAAATTCACCGATGAGGGAATGACCCAGTACTATGGGACATACACGGCGTATGACGGAATGACTACCATGCCAAAACTGATCGAGACAAGTGACTTCTATCATTTCAAGGTTCATCCACTTCATGGGAATATTGCCAGGAACAAGGGGATGGCTCTTTTTCCAAGAAAAATAAGAGGTAAGTATGCCATGCTCTGCCGGATGGACGGCAGGAATAATTACATCTCCTTCTCTGACAATCTAAACCTGTGGACAGAGGCTAAAATGGTTCAGTCTCCCCGATATACCTGGGAGTTTATCCAGGTGGGGAACTGTGGATCACCCCTGGAGACCGAAGATGGATGGCTTGTTATTACCCATGGTGTGGGTGCCATGAGGGAATATGTTCTGGGAGCCATACTTCTTGATCTTGAGAATCCCGAAGTAGAAATAGGACGGCTGGATTCTCCCCTGCTCACGGCCAATGAGATGGAACGTGAGGGATATGTCCCCAATGTGGTCTATTCCTGCGGTTCCATCATTCATAATGAAGAATTGATCCTTCCCTATGCCGTTTCTGATTATTCATCAACATACTGTACAGTGAACCTTAGGGAGTTGCTGGCAGAACTGAAACGTGAAAAATAG
- a CDS encoding PIG-L family deacetylase, which translates to MRKSVAVIVAHPDDETLWAAGTILTEKFEDCFILSLCRLSDTDRSPKFFRVLDEWGASGAMADLDDGPEQLSLDEELITSTILSHLPRLSFDMIYTHSPAGEYTRHKRHEEIGRTVLNLWISGRLRSQELRLFAYEDRNKSTLPKSISSAPVQCRLDQEIWQKKYRIITDIYGFNKDSFEARTTPEQEAFWQFTSTTQAAEWLKKDI; encoded by the coding sequence ATGAGAAAGAGTGTTGCAGTCATCGTGGCACACCCCGATGATGAGACTCTCTGGGCCGCTGGAACAATACTGACTGAAAAGTTTGAAGATTGTTTTATTTTGAGCCTCTGTAGACTGTCCGATACAGATCGGTCGCCCAAATTTTTTCGGGTACTTGATGAATGGGGTGCCAGTGGTGCTATGGCAGATCTGGATGATGGTCCCGAACAATTGAGCCTTGATGAGGAGCTGATAACCTCCACCATCCTCAGTCATCTCCCCCGGCTAAGTTTTGACATGATCTACACCCACAGTCCAGCAGGAGAATACACACGGCACAAAAGGCATGAAGAAATAGGCCGGACCGTATTGAACCTCTGGATTTCCGGACGTTTAAGATCGCAGGAACTAAGACTCTTTGCTTACGAAGACCGTAACAAATCAACCTTACCCAAAAGCATTTCTTCCGCGCCGGTCCAATGCCGCCTGGACCAGGAGATCTGGCAGAAAAAGTACAGAATCATTACTGATATTTATGGATTCAACAAAGATAGTTTTGAAGCCAGAACGACTCCCGAACAAGAAGCCTTTTGGCAATTCACGAGTACAACACAAGCCGCAGAATGGTTAAAAAAGGATATATAG
- a CDS encoding glycosyltransferase family 4 protein: protein MKVLVMYDYPPSPGGLATQGDMLYRGLKKMGVDVYAVNSCSTMEKEWYYKWFKPDVVTGVGYWGYTPDIILHPQKFAVLPVPWLVADGYIANYQDVLNQLPLILVTSQWVKDMYVRDGISKENIEVLPVGCETEIFKPISKDDPKIQSIRKNLGISEDQLMILTIGGDAASKGAQEVMQALASLEGKVPDWRYICKVWPQDRTTSQNSMDEKLAKQLGIEKQMDFQTSIISRNFIPYLMNACDIYAAPARLEGFGMPQVEAGACGKPVISINAMGPKDTMIHGETAMLASVAQKILLHETILGKESGYEENTKFVFDPPRIVDYRASIPDITDSLLQLMNDKALRDRLGNAARNHVVKNFDYMVVAEKFMQIVQKKLGK, encoded by the coding sequence ATGAAAGTTCTGGTTATGTACGATTATCCCCCGTCTCCTGGAGGATTGGCAACTCAGGGGGACATGCTCTATCGGGGACTTAAAAAAATGGGTGTGGATGTTTATGCCGTCAACTCCTGCTCAACCATGGAAAAAGAGTGGTATTACAAATGGTTTAAACCGGATGTGGTCACCGGAGTCGGGTACTGGGGTTACACTCCGGATATCATTCTTCACCCGCAGAAGTTCGCGGTACTACCCGTTCCCTGGCTCGTTGCCGACGGTTACATTGCCAACTACCAGGATGTTTTGAATCAACTGCCCCTCATCCTGGTGACCTCTCAATGGGTTAAAGACATGTATGTTCGGGATGGCATTTCAAAAGAGAATATTGAAGTATTGCCAGTAGGGTGTGAAACAGAAATATTCAAGCCGATTTCCAAGGATGATCCTAAAATTCAATCCATTAGAAAAAATCTGGGAATCTCGGAAGATCAATTGATGATACTGACCATCGGAGGAGATGCTGCTTCCAAGGGTGCTCAGGAAGTGATGCAGGCCTTAGCAAGCCTGGAGGGTAAAGTTCCAGACTGGCGTTATATTTGCAAGGTTTGGCCTCAGGACAGGACGACCTCTCAGAATTCTATGGATGAGAAACTGGCAAAACAATTGGGTATCGAAAAACAAATGGATTTTCAGACAAGTATCATCTCCCGGAACTTCATTCCCTACCTGATGAATGCCTGTGATATATATGCTGCGCCCGCCCGTTTGGAGGGGTTTGGTATGCCTCAAGTAGAAGCCGGGGCTTGTGGCAAACCTGTTATCAGCATCAATGCCATGGGCCCCAAGGATACAATGATTCATGGAGAAACAGCCATGTTGGCCAGTGTTGCACAAAAGATTCTCCTCCACGAAACAATACTGGGAAAAGAATCAGGATATGAAGAGAATACTAAGTTTGTTTTTGATCCTCCCAGAATTGTGGATTACCGGGCTAGTATTCCCGATATTACCGATTCTCTCCTTCAATTGATGAATGATAAAGCCCTGAGAGACCGCCTGGGAAATGCCGCAAGAAACCATGTCGTCAAGAATTTTGATTATATGGTTGTTGCTGAAAAGTTTATGCAGATAGTTCAAAAAAAGCTGGGTAAGTAG
- a CDS encoding glycoside hydrolase 100 family protein — MDKYQWDMIHKAELAAHEVLRHNAFGPFENLPRTAGWGYPEPYTRDLMIAMPGMLLCDDPILTDQMRMTLQTLASNQSPHGQIPSLVHDSKNRGASDTTPLYLLGLALFRAATGEKEFLEESARQALNWMTYQSPTDSALIGQLPTTDWRDEQWVIGYGLYVNTLAYAYLRFFGEKNQAAGLAQSFCCFDIKEGRAHSHVHSKLREKEKPYYGFWSFKVYSSERFDLLGNSLAILTGLAPLKRAKNIVKWISRECEFLKTNGDLIVDLPPNFFPYMRKEDPDWLDRYEQYNRPGEYHNGGIWPFINGFYIAALVAAEEYDLAEEKLMVLTELVQKSGNKDLTFGFNEWIKAQDGSIQGQDWQTWSAAMYIYAARCVRDRKTPFFDIIRQREVSPPNSSK; from the coding sequence ATGGACAAATATCAGTGGGATATGATTCACAAGGCTGAGCTGGCGGCTCATGAAGTATTGAGACATAATGCATTTGGCCCTTTTGAAAACCTGCCACGCACGGCTGGGTGGGGATATCCCGAACCCTACACCAGAGATCTGATGATCGCCATGCCGGGAATGCTCCTTTGTGATGACCCGATCCTAACGGACCAGATGAGAATGACACTCCAGACTCTGGCTTCGAATCAATCTCCTCACGGACAGATCCCATCGCTGGTACATGATTCTAAAAACAGAGGAGCCAGCGATACAACCCCGCTCTATCTTCTTGGACTGGCCCTATTCAGAGCAGCAACGGGAGAAAAGGAATTCCTGGAAGAATCAGCACGTCAAGCTTTAAATTGGATGACTTACCAGAGTCCTACAGACAGCGCTCTCATAGGACAACTGCCTACAACAGACTGGCGGGACGAACAGTGGGTCATCGGTTATGGATTATATGTAAACACATTAGCCTATGCTTACCTTCGGTTTTTCGGAGAAAAGAATCAGGCGGCAGGCCTGGCTCAGTCCTTCTGCTGTTTTGATATTAAGGAAGGAAGGGCACACAGTCATGTTCACAGCAAGCTCAGAGAAAAAGAAAAGCCCTACTATGGTTTCTGGTCCTTCAAAGTTTACAGTAGTGAGCGCTTTGACCTTCTTGGAAACAGCCTTGCCATCCTAACAGGGCTGGCTCCCCTGAAAAGGGCAAAAAATATTGTTAAATGGATCAGCAGAGAGTGCGAGTTTCTAAAAACAAATGGGGACTTGATTGTGGATCTGCCCCCCAATTTTTTCCCGTATATGAGAAAAGAAGATCCTGACTGGCTGGATCGCTATGAGCAGTACAATAGGCCAGGAGAGTACCATAATGGAGGAATTTGGCCTTTTATCAACGGTTTTTATATTGCAGCCCTTGTAGCCGCAGAAGAATATGATCTTGCTGAAGAAAAACTCATGGTTCTCACCGAGCTTGTCCAAAAATCCGGGAACAAGGATCTTACATTTGGTTTTAATGAATGGATTAAGGCTCAGGATGGGTCAATACAGGGGCAGGACTGGCAAACATGGTCGGCCGCGATGTATATTTATGCCGCTCGTTGTGTGAGAGACAGGAAGACACCTTTTTTCGATATCATCAGACAAAGGGAGGTCTCCCCCCCCAACTCAAGCAAATGA
- a CDS encoding RNA recognition motif domain-containing protein produces the protein MSETTVQDVYLGNLSYDISDEDLYEILEQFGPVTDVNHIQKKGIAYVKFAQEEDAEMAIKSLEGVPFLGRKLIMDWAKPKKMSTRK, from the coding sequence ATGAGTGAAACAACCGTGCAGGATGTTTATTTAGGGAATTTGAGTTATGACATTTCTGATGAGGATTTATATGAAATCCTGGAACAATTCGGTCCGGTTACAGATGTCAATCATATTCAGAAAAAAGGAATAGCCTATGTCAAATTTGCACAGGAAGAGGATGCTGAGATGGCTATCAAGTCGCTTGAAGGAGTCCCCTTTCTAGGCAGAAAACTGATCATGGACTGGGCTAAACCCAAAAAGATGTCGACCCGGAAATAA
- a CDS encoding AEC family transporter, whose product MIDTFLSILPVLLFFSLGILLRKKKFLKENSSQDIKKIVSTLALPALLFQAFASISFEASHLLLVITIFLICLMMVLIGRVTARILKIRTPYWPLMMGGFEMGMLGYALFLSIYGKEHIAQFALMDLGQVLFVFFVLMTLLIREKEGNSSPKSILLSFLKSPVILAIFAGLITGMIKPLVDPNSLTTALGEFLTLTGNLTVPLISLMIGYELNFKKSGMTLALMTIMVRKTLLIGLAFLVNTLIIRNYLGLDRIYEMALLTMFLLPSPFVISIYMKQEDKENLDYVNNTLSLSTIISVCLLILLTILY is encoded by the coding sequence ATGATTGATACTTTTCTGAGCATTCTGCCTGTGCTATTGTTTTTTTCCCTGGGTATTCTCCTTAGAAAGAAAAAATTTCTAAAGGAAAACAGCAGCCAGGATATAAAAAAGATAGTCTCTACTCTGGCACTCCCGGCTCTCTTATTCCAGGCTTTTGCGTCTATCAGTTTCGAAGCATCCCACCTTCTACTGGTCATCACCATCTTTTTAATCTGCCTAATGATGGTTCTTATAGGGAGAGTCACAGCCCGCATCCTGAAAATCAGAACCCCCTACTGGCCCTTGATGATGGGGGGATTTGAAATGGGAATGTTGGGTTATGCTTTGTTTCTCTCTATTTATGGAAAAGAACATATAGCCCAATTTGCTCTCATGGACCTGGGTCAGGTACTCTTTGTGTTCTTCGTTCTCATGACACTTTTAATCAGAGAAAAGGAAGGCAACAGTTCTCCAAAGTCTATTTTGCTTTCTTTTTTAAAGTCACCCGTAATTTTGGCCATATTTGCTGGGCTCATAACCGGTATGATCAAGCCCTTGGTCGATCCCAATTCATTGACAACGGCCCTGGGTGAGTTCCTTACACTGACAGGGAACCTCACAGTTCCCCTTATTTCATTGATGATAGGATATGAGTTAAACTTCAAAAAATCAGGCATGACATTGGCTCTTATGACAATCATGGTCCGTAAAACCTTACTGATAGGTCTGGCCTTTCTGGTGAATACCCTTATCATTAGGAATTATCTTGGTCTTGACCGCATCTATGAGATGGCCCTGCTAACGATGTTCCTCCTCCCTTCCCCCTTCGTAATATCCATCTATATGAAGCAGGAAGATAAGGAGAACCTGGACTATGTTAACAATACCCTTTCCTTGAGTACAATCATTTCTGTATGCCTGCTGATCCTTCTGACAATCCTGTACTAA
- a CDS encoding CBS domain-containing protein, with amino-acid sequence MQVLNRMTKNPVSVSPQTPVSEARNKMKREKIHRLPVVDKTGHLMGIITEKDILYASPSPATSLDVFEISNLLAHLEVHSVMTKDVITIGPDTPLEDAARIMADNNIGGLPIIEKGILVGIITESDLFRVFVELFGAREKGIRLTVLMPEKRGELAELSKAIADCGGDIVSFGNLLGENATNRYAIIKVQNISEEELVKTIQPYTERIVDVREI; translated from the coding sequence ATGCAAGTACTGAATAGAATGACAAAAAATCCAGTTTCTGTTTCTCCCCAAACACCAGTCTCTGAAGCCCGTAACAAAATGAAAAGAGAAAAAATTCATCGACTTCCAGTCGTTGATAAAACGGGTCACCTTATGGGCATTATAACAGAAAAAGACATTCTGTATGCCTCTCCATCCCCGGCAACATCCCTAGACGTTTTTGAGATAAGTAACCTTCTGGCTCATTTGGAAGTCCATTCCGTGATGACCAAAGATGTTATCACCATTGGACCTGATACTCCACTTGAGGATGCTGCCCGTATCATGGCTGATAATAATATCGGAGGTTTGCCCATCATTGAAAAGGGTATACTCGTTGGTATTATAACAGAATCGGATCTCTTTAGGGTCTTTGTTGAACTCTTTGGAGCCAGAGAGAAAGGTATCAGGCTTACTGTTCTCATGCCCGAGAAACGGGGAGAGTTGGCAGAACTTTCAAAAGCCATTGCCGATTGCGGTGGAGATATTGTTTCTTTTGGGAATCTGCTGGGAGAAAATGCCACAAACAGGTATGCCATTATCAAGGTCCAGAACATCAGTGAAGAAGAGCTAGTAAAGACCATACAACCTTATACTGAGCGGATTGTAGACGTCAGAGAAATTTAG
- a CDS encoding malic enzyme-like NAD(P)-binding protein: MDDMKKKALEYHVMDGKPGKLEVIASKPCVTADQLSLAYSPGVAFPVLEIAENPLDAYKYTGKGNLVGVISNGTAILGLGDRGALASKPVMEGKGVLFKRFADIDVFDIELDTKDPKKIIEIVKAMAPTFGGVNLEDIGAPECFEIEQTLIKECNIPIFHDDQHGTAIIATAAMMNAAEITGKKIEDLKVVVNGAGAAGISCSKMFLAAGVRRENLLLLDSKGVLYKGRTERITPEKVEFLIDTEKRTLGDAMVGADFFIGLSVPDCLTPDMLKSMANDPVIFAMANPNPEIKPELALATRDDVIIGTGRSDYPNQVNNVLGFPFIFRGALDVKASKISEGMKMAAAMALASLAKEPVPEEVRKAYGRDFKFGKEYVVPKPFDPRVIEWEAVAVAKAACEEGLAADPITDWDAYRSTLKKRMEKYWQ; encoded by the coding sequence ATGGATGATATGAAAAAGAAAGCCCTGGAATATCACGTAATGGATGGTAAACCGGGAAAGTTGGAAGTCATCGCTTCCAAACCTTGTGTCACAGCCGATCAACTTTCTCTAGCTTACTCTCCGGGAGTTGCTTTTCCAGTTCTGGAGATCGCGGAAAATCCTCTGGATGCCTATAAATATACCGGAAAGGGTAATCTTGTCGGTGTCATTTCAAATGGAACAGCTATACTAGGCTTAGGCGACCGCGGGGCTCTGGCAAGTAAGCCTGTTATGGAAGGTAAGGGAGTTCTGTTCAAACGATTTGCTGACATCGATGTTTTTGATATTGAATTGGACACAAAAGATCCTAAAAAAATCATTGAAATTGTCAAAGCCATGGCTCCAACATTCGGTGGTGTGAACTTAGAAGATATCGGCGCCCCCGAATGTTTTGAGATTGAGCAGACATTGATCAAAGAGTGTAATATTCCTATTTTTCATGACGATCAGCATGGAACTGCCATCATCGCCACAGCCGCTATGATGAATGCAGCAGAGATTACCGGAAAGAAGATTGAGGACCTCAAGGTTGTTGTTAATGGAGCAGGTGCTGCCGGCATCAGTTGCAGCAAGATGTTTCTGGCTGCAGGAGTTCGGCGGGAAAACCTTCTTTTGCTGGATTCTAAGGGGGTCCTCTATAAAGGAAGAACCGAGCGTATCACGCCTGAAAAAGTTGAATTCCTTATCGATACTGAAAAAAGAACTCTGGGAGATGCCATGGTAGGAGCCGATTTTTTTATTGGCCTCTCTGTTCCTGATTGTCTCACTCCTGATATGTTGAAGAGCATGGCCAATGATCCTGTTATTTTTGCCATGGCTAATCCAAACCCGGAAATAAAGCCGGAACTGGCTCTGGCAACAAGGGATGATGTGATCATCGGGACAGGCCGAAGTGACTATCCGAACCAGGTCAATAATGTTCTGGGATTTCCCTTCATTTTCAGGGGAGCCTTGGATGTAAAAGCCAGTAAGATTTCTGAAGGTATGAAAATGGCAGCGGCTATGGCCTTGGCCTCTCTAGCAAAAGAGCCCGTTCCTGAAGAGGTTCGAAAAGCCTATGGGAGAGATTTCAAGTTCGGGAAAGAGTATGTTGTTCCTAAACCCTTTGACCCCCGGGTCATCGAATGGGAAGCCGTGGCTGTTGCCAAGGCTGCCTGTGAAGAAGGCTTGGCGGCTGATCCTATAACAGACTGGGATGCCTACAGATCTACTTTGAAGAAAAGAATGGAGAAATACTGGCAATAG
- a CDS encoding Ldh family oxidoreductase, translated as MGYADAYKDCEWMDFEVLEDFMKQVLLKSGIPEGDANIISDVLIESDKRGIDSHGIGRLKPIYIDRLDAGIMNPLTKVDVIKETTTTAVLDGNNGLGHVVAKQAMQMAIDKAKEHGMGMVAVRNSTHYGIAGYYTSMATKAGMIGMTGTNARPSIAPTFGVENMLGTNPLTIGLPTDEEFDFNLDCATSVSQRGKLEVYGRAGKDLPPGWVIDENGKTRTDTQQVLIDLTKGKAALAPLGGIGEETAGFKGFGYATVVEVLSAALQDGKFMKDLNGFDEEGNKIPYPLGHFFIAINTDAFMGEKVFRKIAGSIMRGLRDSKKAPGEERIYTAGEKEYLAWQYRKDHGCPVPSVLQKQMSELRDRWNLDFKFSWDS; from the coding sequence ATGGGATATGCTGATGCTTATAAAGATTGTGAATGGATGGACTTTGAAGTCCTAGAAGATTTCATGAAGCAGGTTTTGCTCAAAAGTGGTATACCCGAGGGTGATGCAAATATCATCTCGGATGTTCTAATCGAATCGGATAAGAGAGGGATTGACTCCCACGGTATCGGCCGGTTGAAACCTATTTATATCGATAGACTTGATGCAGGGATTATGAATCCCCTCACGAAGGTTGATGTCATCAAGGAAACGACCACAACAGCGGTATTGGATGGTAATAACGGTTTAGGTCATGTGGTTGCCAAACAGGCCATGCAGATGGCCATTGATAAAGCCAAAGAACATGGGATGGGTATGGTCGCCGTTCGGAATTCAACTCACTACGGTATTGCCGGGTACTATACTTCCATGGCTACAAAAGCCGGAATGATCGGCATGACCGGGACAAATGCCCGGCCTTCTATTGCTCCGACTTTTGGGGTAGAAAACATGCTGGGTACCAATCCTCTGACTATTGGACTTCCCACAGATGAAGAGTTTGATTTTAATCTTGACTGTGCCACATCGGTGTCCCAGAGAGGAAAGCTGGAAGTGTATGGACGGGCAGGAAAAGACCTCCCTCCAGGTTGGGTTATTGATGAGAATGGTAAGACTCGAACGGATACACAGCAGGTTCTCATTGATCTGACAAAGGGCAAGGCCGCCCTGGCTCCCTTAGGCGGGATTGGAGAAGAAACTGCCGGATTCAAGGGATTTGGGTACGCCACAGTTGTAGAAGTCCTGTCTGCGGCGTTGCAGGATGGAAAGTTTATGAAAGACTTGAACGGCTTTGATGAAGAAGGGAACAAGATTCCCTATCCTCTAGGACATTTTTTCATCGCCATCAATACAGATGCCTTTATGGGTGAAAAGGTTTTTCGTAAAATTGCCGGATCTATCATGAGAGGTTTACGGGATTCTAAGAAAGCTCCTGGAGAGGAAAGAATCTATACTGCTGGAGAGAAAGAGTACCTAGCCTGGCAGTACAGAAAGGATCATGGCTGTCCGGTTCCTTCGGTTCTGCAGAAGCAGATGTCCGAACTACGGGATCGTTGGAATTTGGATTTCAAGTTCTCTTGGGATTCCTGA
- a CDS encoding DeoR/GlpR family DNA-binding transcription regulator, translating into MKMEIPAERRARILHLLKEKRIVRVDELSRDLDVSVITIRRDLACMESEGLLERTHGGAIQSHVQINEPSYLDKGQTNVPIKKAIAKKTVSLIEPGETVYINSGSTTALVIHELVQIPRLTIVSNNAAALYNLETAADCEFILTGGTLRTGTGCLVGEGALDPLSQSYPTTSIIGIDGISLRRGLTSHNPHEAAVSRKMIEQTAGRVIVVADSSKIGTLSLHYIASISSVSFLITDSLPDPSMKKDFFAAGVRLIVLNDLE; encoded by the coding sequence ATGAAGATGGAAATCCCCGCAGAAAGGCGTGCCCGCATTCTGCATCTTTTAAAAGAGAAAAGGATCGTTCGGGTCGATGAGCTGAGCCGGGATCTGGATGTCTCTGTTATCACTATCCGCCGCGATCTGGCCTGTATGGAATCAGAGGGCCTTTTGGAGCGTACACATGGGGGAGCGATACAGTCTCATGTCCAGATTAATGAGCCTTCCTATCTGGATAAGGGGCAGACAAATGTTCCAATAAAAAAAGCTATTGCCAAAAAAACGGTCTCTCTTATAGAACCTGGTGAAACAGTCTATATTAACAGTGGATCTACTACGGCGCTTGTTATCCATGAACTGGTACAGATCCCCAGACTTACCATTGTCAGTAATAATGCGGCAGCCCTTTATAATCTGGAAACAGCGGCAGACTGTGAGTTCATTCTCACTGGTGGTACCTTGAGAACTGGAACAGGTTGTCTTGTTGGTGAAGGAGCTTTAGACCCTTTGTCTCAAAGTTACCCAACCACCAGTATTATTGGGATAGATGGGATTTCTCTTCGCCGGGGGCTCACGTCTCACAATCCTCATGAAGCTGCGGTAAGCCGGAAAATGATAGAGCAGACAGCCGGCAGGGTTATTGTCGTGGCCGATTCCAGTAAGATTGGCACCTTATCGCTTCATTATATTGCCTCTATTTCATCTGTATCCTTCCTTATTACAGATTCTCTACCTGATCCGTCAATGAAAAAAGATTTTTTTGCTGCGGGTGTACGCTTGATCGTTTTAAATGATTTAGAATGA